Proteins from a single region of Undibacterium sp. KW1:
- a CDS encoding pitrilysin family protein translates to MQQLRSGMQLTLKPVLRALVLGGAILFTAPVTLADTLPKGVSQVTSVEGITEYRLPNGLRVLLMPDASKPTVTVNVTYLVGSRHENYGETGMAHLLEHLMFKGTPTNPKITEDFNKRGMRINGTTSLDRTNYFELFQASDDNLKWALEMEADRMVNSNIARKDLDTEMTVVRNEYERGENSPGAVLMKRMQSVAFDWHNYGNSTIGNRSDIENVKIENLQAFYRNYYQPDNAVLLVAGKFEAEKALQWINASFGKIAKPTRSLPQFWTTEPTQDGERSFVVRRKGDSQMVMIAYKVPAGLHHDRDALSYAGSILAGAPHGRLHKQLVETGKLVQVFSSSMGHVEPGLKIIGAVVKKGESVDAARDMLLAGIEEFKNNPPTREELERIKRDNANYYEKLLNNHESIGISMSEYIAMGDWRYLFKDRDDAGKVTAEEVTAAVKKYLVRDNRTVGSFIPEDNPQRAEIPTAPGIAEVMKDFKPKEATLTAEVFDPSPANIDKRTQVSNIGNLQVALLPKKTRGETVNVSLSLHWGDEKTLFGKASVLGFTGGLLSTGTSKYSRAQLSDEMSKLKMSGGLYSFQTTKANLPAALELVAHVLKEANFPESEFKQLKEKALVGIEASRNEPSAVASRALAQHFNTYPKGDVRASMTLDESLKAIRDLKLEDIKAFHKDFYGVSKGELSIVGDFDVDSTKQTVAKVFDGWTSKSPYTRLASKRQEVSVVRQTFNTPDKENGVYSSRMNLTLREDDADFPALRVANYIFGGGAGMNSRVMERIRQKDGLSYGGGSSLTAGEIDPVGSFSINATAAPQNLEKLEIAVKEELARALKEGFTADELAKAKSGLLQQRVQGRSSDGAVASGWNSNLYLKRTWAWSQAMDDKIQALTLEQVNDAFRRYIDPAKMSVFIAADEAKAKAAVAK, encoded by the coding sequence ATGCAACAACTACGCTCTGGCATGCAGCTTACTCTCAAACCCGTCTTGCGCGCTTTGGTACTGGGCGGCGCTATCCTGTTTACCGCCCCGGTCACCCTGGCAGACACTCTGCCCAAAGGTGTCAGCCAGGTGACCAGTGTTGAGGGAATCACGGAATACCGTCTGCCCAATGGCCTGCGCGTATTGCTGATGCCAGATGCATCCAAACCGACAGTGACGGTGAATGTCACCTATCTGGTTGGTTCACGCCATGAAAACTATGGCGAAACCGGCATGGCGCATTTGCTGGAACATCTGATGTTCAAGGGCACACCTACCAATCCTAAAATTACGGAAGATTTCAATAAGCGTGGCATGCGCATCAATGGCACCACCTCACTGGACCGCACCAATTATTTTGAACTGTTCCAGGCCAGTGATGACAACCTGAAATGGGCACTGGAGATGGAAGCTGACCGCATGGTCAATTCCAATATTGCCAGAAAAGACCTCGACACCGAGATGACGGTCGTGCGCAATGAATATGAACGCGGTGAGAACTCACCCGGAGCTGTACTCATGAAACGCATGCAAAGCGTGGCCTTTGACTGGCATAACTATGGCAATTCGACCATAGGTAACCGCAGCGATATAGAAAACGTCAAGATAGAAAACCTGCAAGCCTTTTATCGCAACTACTACCAGCCAGACAATGCCGTGCTGCTGGTAGCCGGTAAGTTTGAAGCTGAAAAAGCCCTGCAATGGATCAATGCCTCCTTTGGCAAGATCGCCAAACCAACGCGCAGCCTGCCACAGTTCTGGACTACAGAACCAACTCAGGATGGCGAACGCAGCTTTGTCGTGCGCCGCAAGGGTGACAGCCAGATGGTCATGATCGCCTATAAAGTACCGGCTGGCCTGCACCATGACCGTGATGCCCTGAGTTATGCAGGCAGCATACTGGCTGGCGCACCACATGGCCGCCTGCATAAACAACTGGTGGAAACCGGCAAGCTGGTACAAGTATTTTCCAGCAGCATGGGCCATGTAGAGCCTGGCCTGAAGATCATTGGTGCCGTGGTCAAGAAAGGCGAATCCGTCGATGCGGCGAGAGATATGCTGCTGGCAGGTATAGAAGAGTTCAAGAATAATCCACCGACCAGGGAAGAGCTGGAACGCATCAAACGCGATAATGCCAACTACTATGAAAAACTGCTGAACAACCACGAATCCATAGGGATCAGCATGTCTGAATATATCGCCATGGGTGACTGGCGCTATCTGTTCAAGGACAGGGATGATGCAGGCAAAGTCACTGCCGAAGAAGTCACTGCTGCCGTGAAAAAATATCTGGTGCGTGACAACCGTACCGTAGGCAGCTTTATCCCGGAAGATAATCCACAGCGTGCCGAAATACCGACGGCTCCTGGTATTGCTGAAGTCATGAAAGACTTTAAACCCAAAGAAGCAACACTGACGGCAGAAGTATTTGACCCATCCCCGGCGAATATCGACAAGCGCACGCAAGTGAGCAACATAGGCAATCTGCAGGTAGCCCTATTACCTAAAAAGACCAGGGGCGAAACCGTAAATGTCTCGCTGAGTTTGCATTGGGGTGATGAAAAAACCCTGTTCGGTAAAGCCAGTGTCTTGGGCTTTACCGGTGGTTTGTTGAGCACAGGCACCAGCAAATATTCCCGCGCACAACTGTCTGATGAGATGTCCAAGCTGAAAATGAGTGGCGGCCTGTATTCATTCCAGACCACCAAGGCAAATTTGCCTGCGGCACTGGAACTGGTGGCGCATGTCCTGAAGGAAGCCAATTTCCCGGAAAGCGAATTCAAACAATTGAAAGAAAAAGCCCTGGTCGGCATAGAGGCATCCCGCAATGAGCCATCTGCGGTCGCGAGCCGCGCCCTGGCCCAGCATTTCAATACCTATCCAAAAGGCGATGTACGTGCATCCATGACACTGGATGAATCGCTGAAAGCCATACGCGATCTCAAGCTGGAAGACATCAAGGCTTTCCATAAGGATTTCTATGGCGTATCCAAGGGTGAATTGTCCATCGTCGGTGATTTTGATGTAGATAGCACGAAACAGACGGTTGCCAAAGTGTTTGATGGCTGGACCAGCAAGTCTCCTTACACCCGCCTGGCCAGCAAGCGTCAGGAGGTCAGTGTGGTGCGCCAAACCTTCAATACACCTGACAAGGAAAATGGCGTTTATTCCAGCCGCATGAACCTGACTTTGCGTGAAGACGATGCCGACTTCCCTGCTCTGCGTGTGGCCAATTATATTTTTGGTGGCGGTGCCGGCATGAACTCGCGCGTCATGGAGCGCATACGTCAAAAAGATGGTCTGTCTTATGGCGGCGGTTCCAGCCTGACTGCCGGGGAAATTGATCCGGTCGGTAGCTTCAGTATCAACGCCACGGCGGCACCACAGAATTTGGAAAAACTGGAAATCGCCGTCAAGGAAGAACTGGCACGCGCCCTCAAAGAAGGCTTCACTGCCGATGAACTGGCCAAAGCCAAATCCGGGCTCTTGCAGCAAAGAGTACAAGGGCGCAGCAGCGATGGTGCAGTAGCCAGCGGCTGGAACAGCAATCTGTACCTGAAGCGCACCTGGGCCTGGTCACAAGCCATGGACGACAAGATACAGGCGCTGACACTGGAACAGGTGAACGATGCCTTCCGCCGGTATATAGACCCGGCCAAAATGAGTGTCTTTATTGCTGCGGACGAAGCCAAGGCCAAGGCGGCTGTGGCGAAATAA
- a CDS encoding D-hexose-6-phosphate mutarotase translates to MNFLSLTSQDGATAKIASQGAHLCSWIPAGGVEQLFMSQTSAFQDGVAIRGGVPVVFPQFSNQGTLPKHGFARTSEWKLLQSGLLESGAAQAVYELKENIARLTIWPYVFRAELRVSILGNSLQIVLDIHNTGDTNFSFSTALHTYLAVQDIADVSLHGLQGLYYRDTVTGADHCLEAEPSLHITRETDRIYGQVPAQLELRQPQQSTLIRSSGFADAVVWNPGAGAAKINDLHAGGENNMLCVEAATILRPIMLAPGDSWSGSQTLEVKSTHNPAHN, encoded by the coding sequence ATGAATTTCCTCAGCCTCACATCCCAAGACGGTGCCACCGCAAAAATTGCCAGCCAGGGCGCGCATCTGTGTTCCTGGATACCTGCGGGCGGGGTTGAGCAATTATTCATGAGCCAGACCTCGGCCTTTCAGGATGGTGTCGCCATCCGTGGTGGTGTGCCGGTGGTGTTCCCGCAGTTTTCCAATCAAGGTACTTTACCCAAGCATGGTTTTGCCCGCACTTCTGAATGGAAGCTCTTGCAGTCTGGCTTGCTGGAAAGCGGTGCGGCCCAGGCCGTCTATGAGCTCAAAGAAAACATCGCCCGACTGACTATCTGGCCTTATGTCTTTCGCGCAGAATTGCGGGTCAGCATACTGGGCAATAGCCTGCAAATCGTGTTGGACATACACAACACGGGCGACACCAATTTCAGCTTCAGCACGGCTCTGCATACCTACCTGGCGGTGCAGGACATTGCGGATGTCAGCCTGCATGGCCTGCAGGGTCTGTATTACCGCGATACCGTTACAGGGGCAGATCATTGCCTGGAAGCGGAGCCCAGCCTGCACATCACCCGCGAAACCGACCGCATCTATGGTCAGGTCCCGGCCCAGCTTGAATTGCGTCAGCCACAACAAAGCACCCTTATACGCAGCAGCGGTTTTGCTGATGCCGTGGTCTGGAATCCCGGTGCAGGCGCTGCCAAGATCAATGACCTGCATGCTGGCGGTGAAAACAATATGCTGTGTGTGGAGGCAGCGACGATATTACGCCCCATCATGCTGGCACCAGGTGATAGCTGGAGTGGCAGCCAGACGCTGGAAGTGAAGTCCACGCACAATCCAGCACACAATTGA
- a CDS encoding SirB2 family protein, with translation MSINYLAIKHLHLTCVGLSGSLFLLRGIWKMRDSAMLDKRWVKVLPHVIDTLLLASALTLAVLSGQYPFQQNWLTAKLFALILYIVLGTVALKRGKTPAIRTAAFIAAVLVFAYIISVALSKQVIPF, from the coding sequence ATGTCCATCAACTATCTCGCCATTAAACACCTGCATCTGACTTGTGTGGGATTGAGCGGCAGCTTGTTCCTGCTACGCGGCATCTGGAAAATGCGTGACTCTGCGATGCTGGATAAGCGCTGGGTAAAAGTGTTGCCGCATGTGATAGATACGCTCTTGCTGGCCAGCGCCCTGACGCTGGCAGTATTGAGCGGGCAATATCCCTTCCAGCAAAACTGGCTGACCGCAAAATTATTTGCCCTGATACTGTATATCGTTCTTGGCACAGTCGCCTTGAAACGTGGCAAGACACCCGCCATACGCACTGCTGCTTTCATCGCTGCCGTCCTGGTTTTTGCTTATATCATCAGCGTTGCCCTGAGCAAGCAAGTCATACCATTCTGA
- a CDS encoding amidase, with amino-acid sequence MSIYFCKPKFSLSLLAALPLLYGQQVFASETLHELAQDLQAGKTTAQQIFDSYDARIQIYNQGIQAVTTRNPQARADALAVDLQKTPRGSLAGLPLLLKDNIAARGMVTTAGSLALADNLAVQDAPVVARLRAAGAIILGKANLSEWANLRSSQSTSGWSSAGGQTRNPYAPERSPCGSSAGSGAAVAARLIPAAIGTETDGSIVCPASVNGLVGLKPTIGLVSRTGIVPLSHSQDTAGPMTLNVRDAAMLLNVMAGSDAQDPATRAANRHRSKDYTAGLHTSALQGKRLGIVRKLVDGYDTATKMLFDQTLVTLIAQGATVVDQIDLPYLEELDKDELTVLLYEFKADLNAYLAKTPATVKTRSMEDVIAFNKQHADTVMPYFAQELMEQAQAKGKLSDAAYRQASARIKLRAGKQGIDAVLKKYKLDALIAPTTGTAWLIDYKAGDVLEGSASSPAAIAGYPHLTVPMGTVRGLPVGLSLFAGAWSEAKLLNMGYAFEQARPALPAPSLATTATAANK; translated from the coding sequence ATGAGCATCTATTTTTGCAAACCAAAGTTCAGTCTCAGCCTGCTTGCTGCTCTGCCCCTGCTATATGGTCAGCAAGTCTTTGCCAGCGAGACCCTGCATGAACTGGCGCAAGATTTGCAGGCCGGTAAAACCACGGCACAGCAGATTTTTGATAGCTATGATGCGCGCATACAAATATATAACCAGGGCATACAGGCGGTGACCACACGTAATCCGCAAGCCCGGGCAGACGCATTGGCAGTAGATCTGCAAAAAACACCACGTGGCAGCCTGGCGGGTTTGCCCTTGCTTTTGAAAGATAATATCGCCGCGCGCGGCATGGTGACCACCGCCGGTTCACTGGCGCTGGCAGACAATCTGGCAGTGCAGGATGCACCTGTGGTAGCCCGTTTGCGCGCCGCCGGAGCCATCATTCTTGGCAAGGCCAATCTCAGTGAATGGGCGAATCTGCGTTCATCCCAATCAACCAGTGGCTGGAGCAGTGCCGGCGGACAAACCCGCAACCCCTATGCACCTGAGCGTAGCCCCTGCGGTTCCAGCGCTGGTTCAGGTGCTGCGGTAGCTGCGCGTTTGATCCCTGCTGCCATCGGTACAGAAACCGATGGTTCCATCGTTTGCCCGGCATCGGTGAATGGTCTGGTCGGTTTGAAACCCACCATAGGCCTGGTCAGCCGCACCGGCATCGTCCCGCTCAGCCATAGCCAGGATACGGCTGGCCCCATGACCCTGAACGTGCGCGATGCGGCGATGTTATTGAATGTCATGGCTGGCAGCGATGCGCAAGACCCGGCCACCCGCGCTGCCAACCGCCACCGCAGCAAGGACTATACCGCAGGCTTGCACACCAGCGCCTTGCAAGGCAAGCGCCTGGGCATAGTACGCAAACTGGTAGATGGTTATGACACCGCGACCAAGATGTTGTTCGACCAGACCCTGGTCACCCTGATTGCGCAAGGCGCTACCGTCGTAGATCAGATAGACCTGCCTTATCTCGAAGAACTGGATAAAGATGAATTGACGGTCTTGCTGTATGAATTCAAGGCAGACCTGAACGCCTACCTGGCTAAAACCCCAGCCACCGTCAAAACTCGCAGCATGGAAGACGTAATTGCCTTCAATAAACAACATGCAGACACCGTAATGCCCTATTTCGCGCAGGAACTGATGGAGCAGGCTCAAGCCAAAGGCAAGCTCAGTGATGCCGCCTATCGCCAGGCCAGTGCCCGCATCAAGCTGCGCGCTGGCAAGCAGGGCATAGATGCCGTACTCAAAAAATACAAGCTCGATGCCCTGATTGCGCCAACGACCGGTACCGCCTGGCTCATCGACTACAAGGCCGGTGACGTGCTCGAAGGCAGTGCCAGCAGCCCGGCAGCAATCGCCGGTTACCCACACCTGACCGTACCCATGGGGACAGTCAGGGGTTTGCCGGTTGGCTTGTCACTGTTTGCCGGTGCCTGGTCAGAAGCAAAATTGCTGAACATGGGCTATGCCTTTGAGCAGGCCAGACCAGCCCTGCCCGCGCCCAGCCTGGCAACTACAGCAACGGCTGCAAATAAATAG
- a CDS encoding GMC family oxidoreductase, with protein MTTTTPDYIVVGGGSGACAVAGRLTEDPNLHVTILESGGKGDSWVVNTPTGVVAMLPTKLNNWAFETVPQPGLNGRRGYQPRGKMLGGSSGINAMVYIRGHKQDYDQWAALGNTGWSYDEVLPYFKKSENNETHGGHYHGQSGPLHVSELRSDNPYQQIYLEAARQAGFNINTDFNGEEQEGVGIYQVTQHNGERWTAARGYLHPHMGKRSNLQVETGCHVTRILFEGKRAVGVEYRQGGQTKTLKAGKEVLLAAGAFQTPQLLMLSGVGDGKSLQALGIPVVHDLPGVGQNLQDHPDFVFKYRAKSLDLLGVSAGGSLRMVKEFRRYQSQRRGLLTSNGAEGGGFLKTDPSLSAPDIQLHFVLAMLDDHARKLHLGHGYSCHMCLLRPKSVGEVTLDSKDPMAAPLINPRFLEHPDDIENMVKGFKLTRKLMDAPALVAARTSDFQTANVHTDDEIRAVLRQTSDTVYHPIGTCKMGVDAMAVVDPQLRVHGMTGLRVVDASIMPTLIGGNTNAPTMMIGEKAADMIRAAL; from the coding sequence ATGACAACTACTACACCCGACTACATCGTCGTCGGTGGCGGCTCCGGCGCTTGTGCCGTGGCTGGCCGCCTGACGGAAGACCCGAATCTGCATGTGACCATCCTCGAATCCGGTGGCAAGGGGGATAGCTGGGTAGTCAATACCCCGACGGGTGTAGTGGCGATGCTGCCGACCAAGTTGAATAACTGGGCCTTTGAAACCGTGCCACAACCCGGCCTGAATGGCAGGCGTGGTTACCAGCCACGCGGCAAGATGCTTGGTGGCTCGTCGGGCATCAATGCCATGGTGTATATCCGTGGTCACAAGCAGGATTATGACCAGTGGGCAGCGCTCGGCAATACTGGCTGGTCTTATGATGAAGTCTTGCCCTACTTCAAAAAATCAGAAAACAATGAAACCCATGGCGGCCATTACCATGGTCAGTCTGGCCCGCTGCATGTCAGTGAACTGCGCAGCGATAATCCCTACCAGCAAATTTATCTCGAAGCGGCCCGCCAGGCTGGCTTCAATATCAATACGGATTTCAACGGTGAAGAGCAGGAAGGCGTGGGCATCTACCAGGTCACCCAGCATAATGGGGAACGTTGGACTGCGGCACGTGGCTACCTGCATCCGCACATGGGCAAGCGCAGTAATCTGCAAGTGGAAACCGGCTGCCATGTGACGCGCATATTGTTTGAAGGAAAACGTGCCGTTGGTGTGGAATACCGGCAAGGCGGACAGACCAAGACCCTGAAGGCAGGCAAGGAAGTCTTGCTGGCGGCAGGTGCTTTCCAGACGCCACAATTGCTGATGCTGTCTGGCGTGGGTGATGGCAAGTCCTTGCAAGCGCTGGGGATACCCGTGGTACATGACTTGCCTGGCGTCGGCCAGAATTTGCAGGATCACCCGGATTTCGTTTTTAAATACCGCGCCAAAAGCCTGGACTTGCTCGGTGTATCCGCTGGCGGCAGCCTGCGTATGGTGAAAGAGTTCCGCCGCTATCAAAGCCAACGACGTGGCTTGCTGACTTCAAACGGAGCTGAAGGCGGTGGCTTTTTGAAGACTGATCCCAGTCTGAGCGCGCCTGACATACAACTGCATTTTGTGCTCGCCATGCTGGATGACCATGCACGCAAATTGCATCTGGGTCATGGCTATTCCTGTCATATGTGCCTGTTACGCCCTAAGAGTGTCGGTGAAGTGACGCTAGACAGCAAAGACCCCATGGCTGCGCCGCTGATCAACCCACGCTTCCTGGAGCATCCGGATGATATAGAAAACATGGTCAAGGGCTTTAAACTGACGCGCAAACTCATGGATGCACCGGCTCTGGTAGCAGCCCGCACCAGTGACTTCCAGACGGCGAATGTGCATACTGATGATGAGATACGTGCAGTCCTTCGCCAGACCAGCGATACCGTGTATCACCCCATAGGCACTTGCAAGATGGGTGTGGATGCGATGGCCGTGGTCGATCCGCAATTGCGCGTACATGGCATGACAGGTTTGCGCGTCGTTGATGCGTCCATCATGCCCACCCTGATCGGCGGCAATACCAATGCCCCTACCATGATGATAGGGGAAAAGGCGGCGGATATGATCAGGGCTGCCTTGTAG
- a CDS encoding AraC family transcriptional regulator: MNNKVLSVQDAVFPAHPFSGLLAIGRERDWRLQDMFPALGLNAEGRPPEDVRISYAQARESLLQARHHGGADLGILSGARKSLPALGAMASGMLAQATLSEAMHFGLEYQLIAGAMVQLQLEPGEHTSVLTAQPLFDDSELQDFLDADHLATAINVSRALCGAALHIDRVELRGNRQASRSVAEGFFGCPVVYGADVSRVIVSNKVLDTFLINPDPGLAANSKMRCDAELAAVGLTGRQSLLHKLVSLQCDYRSVPELASALGISERSLHRLLAREGCSYFQIAESLRMEKARHYLRNTDMSLDDIAAQLHYSDSRSFRRAFKRAVNLTPSEFRLNNLI, encoded by the coding sequence ATGAACAACAAAGTGCTCTCAGTACAGGACGCAGTATTTCCGGCTCACCCGTTTTCGGGTCTGCTGGCGATAGGCCGTGAGCGTGACTGGCGTTTGCAGGACATGTTCCCGGCGCTGGGCCTCAATGCAGAAGGCCGCCCGCCTGAGGATGTACGCATCAGCTATGCGCAAGCCAGGGAGAGTTTGCTGCAGGCACGGCATCATGGTGGCGCAGATCTGGGAATATTATCCGGTGCCCGCAAGTCCCTGCCAGCACTCGGTGCGATGGCGAGCGGCATGCTGGCACAAGCGACATTGTCAGAGGCCATGCATTTTGGCCTGGAGTACCAGTTGATCGCCGGTGCCATGGTGCAATTGCAACTGGAGCCTGGTGAACACACATCGGTATTGACAGCGCAACCCCTGTTTGATGATAGCGAGTTACAGGATTTCCTGGATGCAGATCACCTGGCAACCGCCATCAACGTCAGCCGTGCCCTGTGTGGCGCGGCCCTGCACATCGACAGAGTGGAGTTGCGTGGTAACAGGCAAGCCAGTCGTTCTGTTGCCGAAGGTTTCTTTGGATGTCCCGTCGTCTATGGTGCCGATGTCAGCCGTGTCATCGTCAGCAACAAGGTACTCGATACCTTCTTGATCAACCCTGACCCTGGCCTCGCCGCCAACAGCAAAATGCGCTGCGATGCAGAGCTGGCCGCAGTCGGCCTGACAGGCAGGCAAAGCCTTTTGCACAAACTGGTCAGCCTGCAATGTGATTACCGCAGTGTGCCGGAACTGGCGAGCGCATTGGGCATTAGCGAGCGTTCCCTGCATAGATTGCTGGCGCGTGAAGGCTGCTCTTACTTCCAGATCGCAGAAAGCCTGCGCATGGAAAAAGCCAGGCATTATTTGCGTAACACCGACATGAGCCTGGACGACATCGCCGCACAATTACATTATTCAGACAGCCGCAGTTTTCGCCGCGCTTTTAAGCGGGCAGTAAATCTGACGCCTTCAGAATTCAGACTGAATAATCTTATCTAA
- a CDS encoding PAS domain-containing sensor histidine kinase, whose product MSELPAMSAELAPEETELAALQRSHALLSNFSRCLPGMFYQFRRYPDARFCLPYASEAVETFFGVKAEQLREDASFMFAKIHPDDLPKMIAAVRKSFVELSPWHQEYRIIADGQPDRWVVGDATPERLPDGSVLWHGFLSDNTERKLTEQRLLAAERQRSLVMKASNQGLYDINLQTGEGSFSPEYLQMLGYEPGDFSHPQQFWDYFWGTGVHPDDVANLKHAYKAHAAAQGGADYHAEFRQKNKAGEWRWIMSLGSIVEWDSKGKPLRMVGTHIDITERKQTEEMLRQNQELLESNKNRYKELARELEILITNAPVGIMFVSDGVIVRANKALAELCRFPDAQAMIGVKTTFLYQGPEDYQAFSAQVTPGLLADELVELEWHLRRFNGESFTGRVAGRALPTESYVRGAVWMIEDVTEQRATLDALRTSEQRLQRLMNSSLIGIIQGNEAGQILEVNDVFTQFSGYDRDYLLTQDSAWATLLSPQDLKICQQAYKDLIHTGTTAPFEIMLLQSGNTGVPILVGLSHLENSERGWVAFAMDISDRLRMNRLKTEFISVVSHELRTPLTSIRGSLSLLESGVSGVLPKQAEHLIRIAHNNSKRLITLVNDILDMDKLASGKMIFRSEALDLVALVQNALELHTSYASSLKVNLVLDHHPQQAWILADHDRLMQVMANLISNAAKFSREGETVLLRVFGKGPRYRVEVRDRGVGIAPEFQEHLFEPFTQADGTDTRQKGGTGLGLSITKAMLEKMHGQIGFVSTAGQGSTFWFEFDVYR is encoded by the coding sequence ATGTCTGAGTTACCTGCAATGTCAGCCGAGCTTGCACCAGAAGAAACCGAGCTGGCGGCATTGCAACGCAGCCACGCCTTGCTGTCCAATTTCTCGCGCTGCCTGCCGGGCATGTTTTATCAATTCCGCCGCTATCCGGACGCCCGCTTTTGCCTGCCCTATGCCAGTGAAGCGGTAGAAACTTTTTTTGGTGTCAAGGCTGAGCAATTGCGTGAAGATGCCAGCTTCATGTTTGCCAAAATCCATCCCGATGACTTGCCAAAGATGATCGCGGCCGTGCGCAAGTCCTTTGTCGAACTCAGCCCCTGGCACCAGGAATACCGCATCATTGCAGATGGCCAACCCGATCGCTGGGTAGTAGGCGACGCCACACCGGAACGCCTGCCTGATGGCAGTGTACTCTGGCATGGCTTCCTGAGTGACAATACCGAACGCAAACTGACCGAGCAAAGACTGCTGGCCGCAGAGCGCCAGCGCAGCCTGGTCATGAAAGCCTCGAACCAGGGTTTGTATGACATCAACCTGCAAACCGGCGAAGGCAGCTTCAGCCCTGAATATTTGCAGATGCTGGGCTATGAACCTGGCGACTTTAGCCATCCACAACAGTTCTGGGATTATTTCTGGGGTACGGGCGTCCATCCCGATGATGTCGCGAATCTCAAACACGCTTACAAAGCCCATGCAGCGGCACAAGGCGGGGCAGACTATCACGCCGAGTTCAGGCAAAAAAACAAGGCGGGCGAATGGCGCTGGATCATGTCTCTAGGCAGCATTGTTGAGTGGGACAGCAAGGGCAAGCCCTTGCGCATGGTTGGCACCCACATCGATATCACCGAGCGCAAACAGACCGAGGAAATGCTGAGGCAAAACCAGGAGCTGCTCGAGTCCAACAAAAACCGTTATAAGGAACTTGCCAGGGAACTGGAAATCCTCATCACCAATGCCCCGGTGGGCATCATGTTTGTCAGCGATGGTGTCATCGTCAGGGCCAACAAGGCACTGGCAGAGCTATGCCGCTTCCCTGATGCCCAAGCCATGATAGGTGTCAAAACCACTTTCCTGTATCAGGGGCCAGAGGATTATCAAGCCTTCAGTGCCCAGGTCACGCCTGGCTTGCTGGCTGATGAGCTGGTGGAACTTGAATGGCATTTGCGCCGCTTCAATGGCGAATCTTTCACTGGCCGCGTGGCCGGACGTGCCCTGCCGACCGAGAGCTATGTGCGCGGTGCCGTGTGGATGATAGAAGATGTGACTGAACAAAGGGCAACTCTGGACGCCTTGCGCACCAGCGAACAGCGCCTGCAAAGGTTGATGAATTCCAGCCTGATCGGCATTATCCAGGGTAACGAAGCAGGCCAGATACTGGAGGTGAATGATGTATTTACCCAGTTCAGCGGCTATGACAGGGATTACCTGCTGACCCAGGACAGCGCCTGGGCAACCCTGTTGTCACCACAGGATTTGAAGATCTGCCAGCAAGCCTATAAAGACCTGATACATACCGGCACCACCGCCCCTTTCGAAATCATGCTGCTGCAAAGCGGGAATACCGGCGTACCCATCCTGGTCGGTCTCAGCCATCTGGAAAATTCTGAGCGTGGCTGGGTCGCCTTTGCGATGGATATCAGTGACAGGCTGCGCATGAACCGTTTGAAGACGGAATTCATTTCCGTCGTCAGCCATGAATTGCGCACCCCGCTGACTTCGATACGTGGGTCCCTGAGTTTGCTGGAATCCGGCGTCAGCGGCGTCTTGCCCAAACAGGCCGAGCACCTGATACGCATCGCCCACAATAACAGCAAACGCCTGATCACCCTGGTCAATGACATCCTGGACATGGACAAGCTGGCCAGCGGCAAAATGATCTTCCGCTCAGAAGCACTGGACCTCGTTGCACTGGTACAAAATGCGCTGGAACTGCATACATCGTATGCCAGCTCACTCAAGGTCAACCTGGTACTCGACCACCACCCGCAACAAGCCTGGATACTGGCTGACCATGACAGGCTCATGCAAGTCATGGCCAACCTGATTTCCAATGCCGCCAAGTTTTCCCGTGAAGGTGAAACAGTGTTATTGCGTGTGTTTGGCAAAGGCCCGCGTTACCGTGTTGAAGTCCGGGACAGAGGCGTAGGCATCGCCCCGGAATTCCAGGAACACCTGTTCGAACCATTCACCCAGGCCGATGGTACCGACACCCGGCAAAAAGGCGGCACAGGTCTGGGCCTGTCCATCACCAAAGCCATGCTGGAAAAAATGCACGGACAAATCGGCTTTGTCAGCACAGCGGGTCAGGGCTCAACGTTCTGGTTTGAGTTTGATGTGTATCGTTGA
- a CDS encoding thioredoxin family protein, with protein MKKLLSLLFAFSLVLAVSPASAAPPQAYDETADAQAAINKALAEAKKVDKKVLVIFGANWCKDCLELDKSMHGKNEPLLATKFITVKVNVGQFDKNKELVDFYGNPTKKGIPAAVLLRPDNSVLFASKGGELSNARKMSEQGVYDFFDEITALYR; from the coding sequence ATGAAAAAACTGCTTTCCCTGCTTTTTGCATTCAGTCTGGTACTGGCTGTCAGCCCGGCCAGTGCTGCCCCACCTCAGGCTTATGATGAAACTGCCGACGCCCAGGCAGCGATCAACAAGGCCCTGGCAGAAGCCAAAAAAGTCGATAAAAAAGTCCTTGTCATCTTTGGTGCCAACTGGTGCAAGGATTGCCTGGAGCTCGACAAATCCATGCATGGCAAGAATGAGCCTCTGCTGGCCACCAAGTTCATCACCGTTAAAGTGAACGTGGGCCAGTTTGACAAGAACAAAGAGCTGGTGGATTTCTATGGCAATCCTACCAAGAAAGGCATACCCGCTGCTGTCTTGCTGAGGCCGGACAATAGCGTACTGTTCGCCTCCAAAGGTGGCGAATTGTCGAATGCACGCAAGATGAGTGAACAGGGCGTGTATGATTTTTTTGACGAAATCACTGCCCTTTACCGCTGA